The Streptococcus sp. VT 162 genome has a window encoding:
- a CDS encoding peptide chain release factor 3 — protein sequence MTIQEEIKKRRTFAIISHPDAGKTTITEQLLYFGGEIREAGTVKGKKTGTFAKSDWMDIEKQRGISVTSSVMQFDYDGKRVNILDTPGHEDFSEDTYRTLMAVDAAVMVVDSAKGIEAQTKKLFEVVKHRGIPVFTFMNKLDRDGREPLDLLQELEEVLGIASYPMNWPIGMGKAFEGLYDLYNQRLELYKGDERFASLEEGDKLFGSNPFYAQVKDDIELLQEAGNEFSEEAILAGELTPVFFGSALTNFGVQTFLETFLKFAPEPHGHKKTDGEIVDPYDKDFSGFVFKIQANMDPRHRDRIAFVRIVSGEFERGMSVNLPRTGKGAKLSNVTQFMAESRENVTNAVAGDIIGVYDTGTYQVGDTLTVGKNKFEFEPLPTFTPEIFMKVSAKNVMKQKSFHKGIEQLVQEGAIQLYKNYQTGEYMLGAVGQLQFEVFKHRMEGEYNAEVVMSPMGKKTVRWIKPEDLDERMSSSRNILAKDRFDQPVFLFENDFALRWFADKYPDVELEEKM from the coding sequence ATGACTATTCAAGAAGAAATCAAGAAACGCCGTACCTTTGCCATCATCTCCCACCCGGACGCGGGTAAGACAACCATTACAGAGCAATTACTCTATTTTGGGGGCGAGATTCGTGAGGCTGGTACGGTTAAAGGAAAGAAAACAGGGACTTTTGCCAAGTCTGACTGGATGGATATCGAGAAACAACGTGGGATTTCGGTCACGTCATCTGTTATGCAGTTTGACTACGATGGCAAGCGCGTCAATATCCTCGACACACCAGGGCACGAGGACTTCTCAGAAGATACCTATCGGACCTTGATGGCGGTGGATGCTGCGGTCATGGTCGTGGACTCTGCCAAGGGTATCGAGGCCCAAACCAAGAAATTGTTTGAGGTTGTGAAGCACCGTGGCATCCCAGTCTTTACTTTTATGAACAAGCTAGACCGTGATGGTCGTGAGCCACTGGACCTCTTGCAAGAACTAGAAGAAGTCCTTGGCATTGCGAGCTATCCTATGAACTGGCCAATCGGGATGGGGAAAGCCTTTGAAGGATTGTATGACCTCTATAACCAACGTTTGGAACTTTATAAAGGGGATGAACGTTTTGCCAGTCTGGAAGAAGGGGATAAGCTCTTTGGAAGCAATCCTTTCTACGCTCAGGTTAAGGACGACATCGAACTGTTGCAAGAAGCAGGGAATGAGTTTTCAGAAGAAGCTATTCTTGCAGGAGAACTGACTCCGGTCTTCTTCGGTTCAGCTCTCACTAACTTTGGGGTGCAGACCTTCCTTGAGACCTTCCTTAAGTTTGCTCCAGAACCACATGGACACAAGAAAACAGATGGCGAAATTGTGGATCCTTATGACAAGGATTTCTCAGGATTTGTCTTTAAAATCCAAGCCAACATGGACCCTCGTCACCGTGACCGTATCGCCTTTGTTCGTATCGTATCGGGTGAATTTGAGCGTGGTATGAGTGTCAATCTACCTCGTACTGGTAAAGGGGCTAAACTGTCTAATGTCACCCAGTTTATGGCGGAAAGTCGTGAGAATGTGACCAATGCCGTGGCAGGAGATATCATCGGGGTTTACGATACCGGTACTTATCAGGTTGGAGACACTTTGACGGTTGGAAAAAACAAGTTTGAGTTTGAACCACTGCCAACCTTTACCCCTGAAATTTTCATGAAAGTTTCTGCTAAGAACGTCATGAAACAAAAATCCTTCCATAAGGGGATTGAGCAATTGGTGCAAGAGGGAGCCATTCAGCTTTATAAGAATTACCAAACAGGCGAGTACATGCTAGGGGCTGTCGGACAACTCCAATTTGAAGTCTTTAAGCACCGCATGGAAGGCGAGTACAATGCAGAAGTGGTCATGAGCCCAATGGGTAAAAAGACCGTTCGTTGGATCAAGCCTGAGGACTTGGACGAGCGCATGTCCTCAAGCCGCAATATCTTGGCCAAGGACCGTTTCGACCAGCCAGTCTTCCTTTTTGAAAATGACTTTGCCCTCCGCTGGTTTGCGGATAAGTATCCAGACGTAGAGTTGGAGGAGAAGATGTGA
- a CDS encoding membrane protein, which produces MFHQFITRSQTVPPPISLFWYGVMMLVLVLCIYGALAYHKNPKFVRLFKGIQILQLLALYSWYVGFGIPFSNSLPFYHCRLAMFAVVFLPDKWRSKQYFALLGASGAVFALVYPVFDPYDFPHITSFSFLIGHYALLVNSLVYLMNHYDKTLLKKYMIVAYTFILNLFLVGVNQVTGGNYGLLRDTPFISNAPLWIKYLLVSVILSLALVLFDILFKKRWKKRNQVQSVL; this is translated from the coding sequence ATGTTCCATCAATTTATCACCAGATCTCAGACGGTTCCTCCTCCCATTTCGCTTTTTTGGTATGGGGTTATGATGCTTGTCTTAGTGCTTTGTATTTATGGAGCACTTGCTTATCACAAAAATCCAAAATTTGTTCGCTTGTTTAAGGGGATTCAGATTCTCCAGTTACTAGCCCTATATAGCTGGTATGTTGGCTTTGGGATTCCATTTTCTAATAGCCTTCCTTTTTATCATTGCCGTTTGGCTATGTTTGCGGTGGTTTTCTTGCCAGATAAATGGCGGAGCAAGCAATATTTTGCCCTCTTAGGAGCAAGCGGAGCTGTCTTTGCCTTGGTTTACCCTGTTTTTGATCCCTATGATTTCCCCCATATCACCAGTTTTTCATTTTTGATTGGGCACTATGCCCTTCTAGTGAATTCCTTGGTTTATTTGATGAATCACTATGACAAGACCTTGCTCAAGAAATATATGATTGTAGCCTATACCTTTATCCTCAATCTCTTTCTAGTTGGGGTTAATCAGGTGACGGGTGGAAATTATGGTCTCTTAAGAGATACCCCGTTTATCTCGAATGCTCCTCTATGGATAAAGTACCTCCTTGTGTCGGTCATCCTTTCACTGGCTCTTGTTCTTTTTGATATCTTGTTTAAGAAACGGTGGAAAAAGAGAAATCAGGTGCAATCTGTGCTCTAG
- a CDS encoding glutamyl-tRNA amidotransferase encodes MKITQEEVTHVANLSKLRFSEEETAAFATTLSKIVDMVELLGEVDTTGVAPTTTMADRKTVLRPDVAEEGTDRDRLFKNVPEKDNYYIKVPAILDDGGDA; translated from the coding sequence ATGAAAATTACGCAAGAAGAGGTAACACACGTTGCCAATCTTTCAAAATTAAGATTCTCTGAAGAAGAAACTGCTGCCTTTGCGACAACCTTATCTAAAATTGTTGACATGGTTGAATTGCTGGGTGAAGTCGACACAACTGGTGTCGCACCTACTACAACCATGGCAGACCGCAAAACTGTACTCCGCCCTGATGTGGCTGAAGAAGGAACAGACCGTGACCGCTTGTTTAAAAACGTACCTGAAAAAGATAACTACTATATCAAGGTACCAGCTATCCTAGATGATGGAGGAGATGCCTAA
- the gatA gene encoding glutamyl-tRNA amidotransferase (allows the formation of correctly charged Asn-tRNA(Asn) or Gln-tRNA(Gln) through the transamidation of misacylated Asp-tRNA(Asn) or Glu-tRNA(Gln) in organisms which lack either or both of asparaginyl-tRNA or glutaminyl-tRNA synthetases; reaction takes place in the presence of glutamine and ATP through an activated phospho-Asp-tRNA(Asn) or phospho-Glu-tRNA) has product MTFNNKTIEDLHNLLVSKEISATELTQATLEDIKSRETAINAFVTIAEEQALAQAKAIDEAGIDVDNVLSGIPLAVKDNISTDGILTTAASKMLYNYEPIFDATAVANAKAKGMIVVGKTNMDEFAMGGSGETSHYGATKNAWDHSKVPGGSSSGSAAAVASGQVRLSLGSDTGGSIRQPAAFNGIVGLKPTYGTVSRFGLIAFGSSLDQIGPFAPTVKENALLLNAIASEDAKDSTSAPVRIADFTSKIGQDIKGMKIALPKEYLGEGIDPDVKETILNAAKHFEKLGAIVEEVSLPHSKYGVAVYYIIASSEASSNLQRFDGIRYGYRADDASNLDEIYVNSRSQGFGEEVKRRIMLGTFSLSSGYYDAYYKKAGQVRTLIIQDFEKVFADYDLILGPTAPSVAYDLDSLNHDPVAMYLADLLTIPVNLAGLPGISIPAGFAQGLPVGLQLIGPKYSEETIYQAAAAFEATTDYHKQQPVIFGGDN; this is encoded by the coding sequence ATGACTTTTAATAACAAAACGATTGAAGACTTGCACAATCTCCTTGTCTCTAAGGAAATTTCTGCAACTGAATTGACCCAAGCAACGCTTGAAGATATTAAATCTCGAGAAACAGCTATCAATGCTTTTGTCACTATCGCTGAGGAGCAAGCTCTTGCTCAAGCTAAGGCTATTGATGAGGCTGGAATTGACGTGGATAATGTCCTTTCAGGAATTCCACTGGCTGTTAAGGATAATATCTCTACCGACGGTATCCTTACAACTGCTGCCTCAAAAATGCTCTACAACTACGAGCCTATCTTTGATGCGACAGCCGTTGCCAATGCCAAAGCTAAGGGTATGATTGTCGTTGGAAAAACCAACATGGACGAGTTTGCCATGGGTGGTTCAGGTGAGACTTCCCACTATGGTGCCACTAAAAATGCTTGGGACCACAGCAAGGTTCCTGGTGGTTCATCAAGTGGTTCTGCTGCAGCTGTAGCGTCAGGGCAAGTCCGCTTGTCACTCGGTTCTGATACTGGTGGTTCCATCCGCCAACCTGCCGCCTTCAACGGGATCGTTGGTCTCAAACCGACCTACGGAACGGTTTCTCGTTTCGGTCTCATTGCCTTTGGTAGCTCTCTAGATCAAATCGGACCTTTTGCACCTACTGTTAAGGAAAATGCGCTCTTGCTCAACGCTATTGCCAGCGAAGATGCCAAAGATTCTACTTCTGCTCCTGTCCGCATCGCTGACTTTACTTCAAAAATCGGGCAAGACATCAAGGGAATGAAAATTGCTTTGCCTAAGGAATACCTTGGTGAAGGGATTGACCCAGATGTTAAGGAAACCATTCTAAATGCAGCCAAACACTTTGAAAAACTTGGTGCTATCGTCGAAGAAGTCAGCCTTCCTCACTCTAAATACGGTGTTGCCGTTTACTACATCATCGCTTCATCAGAAGCCTCATCAAACTTGCAACGCTTTGACGGTATCCGTTACGGCTACCGCGCAGATGATGCAAGCAACCTTGATGAAATCTATGTAAACAGCCGTAGCCAAGGTTTCGGTGAAGAGGTGAAACGCCGTATCATGCTAGGTACTTTCAGCCTTTCATCAGGTTACTATGATGCCTACTACAAGAAAGCTGGTCAGGTCCGTACCCTCATCATCCAAGATTTCGAAAAAGTCTTTGCGGATTACGATTTAATCCTAGGACCAACTGCTCCAAGCGTTGCCTATGACTTGGATTCACTCAACCACGATCCAGTTGCCATGTACTTAGCTGACCTTTTGACCATCCCAGTCAACTTAGCAGGTCTCCCAGGAATTTCGATTCCTGCTGGATTTGCTCAAGGTCTACCAGTCGGTCTGCAATTGATCGGTCCTAAGTACTCTGAGGAAACCATTTACCAAGCTGCTGCTGCTTTTGAAGCGACAACAGACTACCACAAACAACAACCCGTGATTTTTGGAGGTGACAACTAA
- a CDS encoding glutamyl-tRNA amidotransferase: protein MNFETVIGLEVHVELNTNSKIFSPTSAHFGNDQNANTNVIDWSFPGVLPVLNKGVVDAGIKAALALNMDIHKKMHFDRKNYFYPDNPKAYQISQFDEPIGYNGWIEVELEDGTTKKIGIERAHLEEDAGKNTHGTDGYSYVDLNRQGVPLIEIVSEADMRSPEEAYAYLTALKEVIQYAGISDVKMEEGSMRVDANISLRPYGQEKFGTKTELKNLNSFSNVRKGLEYEVQRQAEILRSGGQIRQETRRYDEANKATILMRVKEGAADYRYFPEPDLPLFEISDEWIEEMRTELPEFPKERRARYVSDLGLSDYDASQLTANKVTSDFFEKAVALGGDAKQVSNWLQGEVAQFLNAEGKTLEQIELTPENLVEMIAIIEDGTISSKIAKKVFVHLAKNGGSAREYVEKAGLVQISDPDILIPIIHQVFADNEAAVADFKSGKRNADKAFTGFLMKATKGQANPQVALKLLAQELAKLKDSE from the coding sequence ATGAACTTTGAAACAGTCATTGGACTTGAAGTCCACGTAGAGCTCAACACCAATTCAAAAATCTTCTCACCTACTTCTGCCCACTTTGGAAATGACCAAAATGCCAACACTAACGTGATTGACTGGTCCTTCCCAGGAGTTCTGCCAGTTCTCAATAAAGGGGTTGTCGATGCCGGTATCAAGGCAGCTCTTGCCCTCAACATGGACATCCACAAAAAGATGCACTTTGACCGCAAGAACTACTTCTATCCCGACAATCCCAAAGCCTACCAAATTTCTCAGTTTGATGAGCCAATCGGCTACAACGGCTGGATTGAAGTGGAGTTAGAAGATGGTACAACCAAGAAAATCGGTATCGAACGCGCTCACCTAGAGGAAGATGCTGGTAAAAACACCCACGGTACAGATGGCTACTCTTATGTTGACCTCAACCGTCAAGGGGTGCCCTTGATTGAGATTGTATCTGAAGCAGACATGCGTTCCCCAGAAGAAGCCTATGCTTATCTAACTGCCCTAAAGGAAGTCATCCAGTACGCTGGTATTTCTGACGTTAAGATGGAAGAAGGTTCTATGCGTGTGGATGCCAACATTTCCCTTCGTCCTTACGGTCAAGAAAAATTCGGTACCAAGACTGAGTTAAAGAACCTCAACTCCTTCTCAAATGTTCGTAAGGGTCTTGAATACGAAGTTCAACGTCAAGCTGAAATCCTTCGCTCAGGTGGTCAAATTCGCCAAGAAACGCGCCGTTACGATGAAGCTAACAAGGCAACTATCCTCATGCGTGTCAAAGAAGGTGCTGCAGACTACCGCTACTTCCCAGAACCAGACCTACCACTCTTTGAAATCTCAGACGAGTGGATTGAGGAAATGCGAACAGAATTGCCAGAGTTTCCAAAAGAACGCCGTGCGCGCTACGTATCTGATCTTGGCTTGTCAGACTACGATGCTAGCCAGTTGACTGCAAACAAAGTCACTTCTGACTTCTTTGAAAAAGCTGTTGCCCTCGGTGGCGATGCCAAACAAGTCTCTAACTGGCTCCAAGGCGAAGTCGCTCAGTTCTTGAACGCCGAAGGTAAAACACTGGAACAAATCGAATTGACACCAGAAAACTTAGTAGAAATGATTGCCATCATCGAAGACGGCACGATCTCTTCTAAGATTGCCAAGAAAGTCTTTGTCCACCTAGCTAAAAATGGTGGTAGCGCGCGTGAATACGTGGAAAAAGCAGGCTTGGTGCAAATCTCTGATCCAGATATCTTGATCCCAATCATCCACCAAGTCTTTGCGGATAACGAAGCTGCCGTTGCCGACTTCAAGTCAGGCAAACGCAACGCAGACAAGGCCTTCACAGGATTCCTTATGAAGGCAACCAAAGGCCAAGCCAACCCACAAGTTGCTCTTAAACTGCTTGCACAGGAATTGGCGAAGTTGAAAGACAGTGAGTAA